The proteins below are encoded in one region of Segatella copri:
- the cas12a gene encoding type V CRISPR-associated protein Cas12a/Cpf1 → MKEIKELTGLYSLTKTIGVELKPVGKTHELIEAKKLIEQDDQRAEDYKIVKDIIDRYHKDFIDKCLNCVKIKKDDLEKYVSLAENSNRDAEDFDNIKTKMRNQITEAFRKNSLFTNLFKKNLIKEYLPAFVSEEEKSVVNKFSKFTTYFDAFNDNRKNLYSGDAKSGTIAYRLIHENLPMFLDNIASFNIISETGVNEYFSSIEAEFTDTLNGKYLADLFQIDYFNNTLTQKKIDNYNYIVGAVNKAVNLYKQQHKNVRIPLLKKIHKMILSDRVTPSWLPERFESDEEMLTAIKETYESLKDVLVGDNDDSLRNLLLNIDNYDLDHIYIANDSGLTSISQKIFGCYDTYTLAIKYQLQRKYPATKKQKEAPDLYEERIDKLYKKEVSFSIAYLNRFVDTNEHITINEYYRQLGSYCREEGKSKDDFFKQIYGAYSDMLYLFSAEHGEIAQSDSDTAVVQKLLEAYKGLQRFIKPLLGHGDEADKDNEFDAKLRKVWDELDIITPLYDKVRNWLSRKIYNPEKIKLCFENNGKLLSGWVDSRTKSDNGTQYGGYIFRKKNEIGEYDFYLGISADTKLFRRDAAINYDDGMYERLDYYQLKSKTLLGKSYAGDYGLDSMNLLSAFKNAAAKFQFEKEMIPKDKENVPKYLKRLKLDYAGFYQILMNDDKVVDAYKSMKQHILATLASSIRVPVAKELATQTELGIDELIDEIMNLPSKSFGYFPIATAAIEEANKRENKPLFLFKMSNKDLSYAATASKGLRKGRGTENLHTMYLKALLGMTQSVFDIGSGMVFFRHQTKGLAETTARHKANEFIANKNKLNDKKKSIFGYEIVKNKRFTVDKYLFKLSMNLNYSQPNKFDVNSKVREIISNGGIKHIIGIDRGERNLLYLSLIDLKGNIVMQKSLNILKDDHNAKETDYKGLLTEREGENKEARRNWKKIANIKDLKRGYLSQVVHIISKMMVEYNAIVVLEDLNPGFIRGRQKIERNVYEQFERMLIDKLNFYVDKHKDANETGGLLYALQLTSEFKNFKKSEHQNGCLFYIPAWNTSKIDPATGFVNLFDTRYTNANKALEFFSKFDEIRYNEEKDWFEFEFDYDEFTQKAHGTRTKWTLCTYGMRLRSFKNPAKQYNWDSEVVALTDEFKRILEEAGIDIHENLKDAIRNLKGKKQKYLEPLMQFMKLLLQLRNSKAGTDEDYILSPVADENGIFYDSRSCGEQLPENADANGAYNIARKGLMLIEQIKNAEDLNNVKFDISNKAWLNFAQQKPYKNG, encoded by the coding sequence ATGAAAGAAATTAAAGAACTAACAGGCTTGTATTCTTTAACTAAGACTATTGGGGTAGAATTAAAGCCAGTGGGTAAGACGCACGAGCTCATTGAAGCTAAAAAGCTTATTGAGCAGGATGATCAGCGTGCCGAAGATTACAAAATAGTAAAGGATATTATAGATCGTTATCATAAGGATTTTATCGATAAGTGTCTTAACTGTGTTAAAATCAAAAAAGATGATTTAGAGAAATATGTGTCATTGGCAGAAAACTCTAATAGAGATGCTGAGGATTTTGACAATATCAAGACCAAAATGCGTAATCAGATAACTGAAGCATTCAGAAAGAATTCTTTATTTACTAATTTATTCAAGAAAAATCTCATTAAGGAGTATCTTCCAGCTTTTGTAAGTGAGGAAGAGAAGAGTGTGGTGAACAAATTTAGCAAATTTACCACTTACTTTGATGCGTTTAATGACAATCGTAAGAATTTATATTCTGGCGATGCCAAGTCTGGTACTATAGCTTATCGACTTATTCATGAGAATTTGCCGATGTTTCTTGATAATATTGCATCCTTTAATATAATTTCTGAGACAGGAGTAAATGAGTACTTTTCCAGTATAGAGGCAGAATTTACTGATACTCTTAACGGAAAGTATCTGGCTGATCTTTTCCAGATTGACTATTTCAACAACACACTTACTCAGAAAAAGATAGATAACTATAACTATATTGTAGGGGCAGTCAATAAAGCTGTAAATCTCTATAAGCAACAGCACAAAAATGTTCGCATTCCATTGCTCAAAAAAATACATAAAATGATTTTGAGTGATAGAGTTACTCCGTCATGGTTGCCTGAACGTTTTGAAAGCGATGAAGAGATGCTGACTGCCATAAAAGAAACTTACGAATCTTTGAAAGATGTTTTAGTAGGTGATAATGATGATAGTCTTCGCAACTTATTGCTCAATATCGATAATTATGACCTTGATCATATTTACATTGCAAATGATTCCGGATTAACTTCCATTTCACAGAAAATATTTGGATGTTATGATACTTATACTTTGGCTATTAAATACCAACTACAAAGAAAATATCCTGCTACAAAGAAGCAAAAAGAAGCTCCTGATTTATATGAAGAACGTATAGATAAATTGTATAAAAAAGAGGTTAGCTTTTCAATAGCTTATCTTAATCGATTTGTCGATACAAATGAGCATATCACTATTAATGAATATTATAGGCAGTTGGGCTCCTATTGTCGTGAAGAAGGAAAAAGTAAAGATGATTTCTTTAAGCAAATTTATGGCGCTTATAGTGATATGTTGTATCTCTTCTCTGCGGAACATGGCGAAATAGCCCAGTCAGACTCAGATACTGCAGTCGTTCAAAAGTTGCTCGAAGCCTATAAAGGGTTACAACGCTTTATTAAGCCTTTATTAGGTCATGGTGATGAAGCTGATAAAGACAATGAGTTTGATGCAAAACTTCGTAAAGTGTGGGATGAACTCGACATCATTACACCGCTTTATGATAAGGTACGCAATTGGCTCTCTCGTAAGATATATAACCCTGAGAAAATAAAGCTATGTTTTGAGAATAATGGCAAGTTGTTATCTGGATGGGTTGACAGCAGAACTAAATCCGATAATGGTACTCAATATGGAGGGTATATCTTCAGAAAGAAGAATGAAATTGGTGAATACGATTTCTATTTGGGTATTTCTGCTGATACAAAACTGTTTCGTCGTGATGCTGCCATCAATTATGATGATGGTATGTACGAGAGATTAGATTACTATCAGCTGAAATCAAAAACTTTACTCGGAAAAAGTTATGCAGGAGACTATGGACTGGATTCGATGAATTTGCTTTCTGCATTTAAAAATGCTGCAGCTAAGTTCCAATTTGAAAAGGAAATGATTCCTAAAGATAAAGAGAATGTGCCAAAATATCTCAAGCGCCTAAAACTGGATTATGCAGGATTTTATCAAATTTTGATGAATGATGATAAGGTTGTTGATGCTTATAAAAGTATGAAACAGCATATTCTTGCGACATTGGCTTCTTCGATTCGTGTACCTGTGGCAAAAGAATTAGCTACTCAAACAGAATTGGGTATTGACGAATTGATTGATGAAATAATGAATTTGCCGTCCAAATCATTCGGCTATTTCCCTATTGCTACAGCAGCAATAGAAGAAGCTAACAAGAGAGAGAATAAACCTTTGTTTCTTTTTAAAATGAGTAACAAGGATCTTTCTTATGCAGCAACAGCTTCTAAAGGGTTAAGAAAAGGTCGAGGAACAGAGAATCTTCATACAATGTATCTCAAAGCTCTTCTGGGGATGACACAGAGTGTTTTTGATATAGGAAGTGGTATGGTATTCTTTCGTCACCAGACTAAAGGTTTGGCAGAAACAACAGCGAGACATAAAGCTAATGAGTTTATTGCTAATAAGAACAAGCTCAATGACAAGAAAAAGAGTATTTTTGGCTATGAGATAGTGAAGAATAAACGTTTTACGGTAGATAAGTACCTTTTTAAGTTGTCTATGAATTTGAATTATTCGCAACCAAATAAATTTGATGTAAATTCTAAAGTTCGTGAAATAATTAGTAATGGAGGTATAAAGCATATTATTGGCATAGATCGTGGTGAACGTAATTTACTTTATCTGTCTTTAATAGATCTGAAGGGAAATATTGTCATGCAGAAGTCTCTCAATATTCTCAAGGATGATCATAATGCAAAGGAAACTGATTATAAAGGTTTGCTGACAGAACGAGAAGGAGAAAATAAAGAAGCTCGCCGCAATTGGAAGAAGATAGCGAATATCAAAGACTTAAAACGGGGTTATTTAAGTCAAGTAGTCCATATCATTAGTAAAATGATGGTAGAATATAATGCAATTGTTGTACTTGAAGATTTGAATCCTGGTTTTATCAGAGGTAGACAAAAAATCGAGCGTAACGTATATGAGCAATTCGAAAGAATGCTAATTGATAAGTTGAATTTTTATGTTGACAAGCATAAAGATGCCAATGAAACGGGAGGTTTGTTGTATGCACTTCAGCTTACTTCTGAATTTAAAAATTTCAAGAAAAGTGAGCATCAGAATGGATGTCTTTTCTATATCCCAGCTTGGAATACTAGTAAAATAGATCCTGCTACTGGTTTTGTAAATCTCTTTGATACGAGATATACGAATGCAAATAAGGCGCTTGAGTTCTTTAGTAAATTTGACGAGATTCGTTACAACGAAGAGAAAGACTGGTTTGAGTTTGAATTTGATTACGATGAATTCACTCAGAAGGCGCATGGTACACGTACTAAGTGGACGCTCTGTACTTATGGTATGCGTTTGCGTTCATTTAAAAATCCCGCAAAACAATATAATTGGGATTCTGAAGTAGTAGCGCTGACCGATGAATTCAAAAGAATTCTTGAAGAAGCAGGTATTGATATTCATGAGAATCTAAAAGATGCGATCCGTAATTTGAAAGGTAAAAAACAAAAGTATCTCGAACCTTTGATGCAGTTTATGAAATTGCTGCTACAATTGCGTAATAGTAAGGCTGGTACTGATGAAGATTATATCCTTTCTCCAGTTGCCGATGAGAACGGAATATTCTACGATAGTCGTTCTTGTGGTGAACAACTTCCTGAGAATGCGGATGCTAATGGTGCTTACAATATCGCTCGCAAGGGACTGATGCTGATTGAGCAAATCAAGAATGCAGAGGATTTGAATAACGTCAAGTTTGATATATCCAATAAGGCTTGGCTCAATTTTGCACAACAAAAGCCATATAAGAATGGATGA
- a CDS encoding helix-turn-helix domain-containing protein → MINESFSIRLREARQMMGLSMDKLVERTNGAITKQSISRYEKGIMRPKRDALQAIAKALNISEEYFEGTNLKIDMPMLRTTSNGKLPEDELQALEAKLSFWAEQYLTKEKEAGFPTRFKNPVKGTKVSTLEDAIHAADLLREKWHCGDGPIASILRLLERKGIMILAANLPEYVFGMSTWADKKHPLMILDFNPEKSSVEKLRFTAVHELAHLLLLFPEDSPLRLEKRCDLFASFFLLPKLALIEELGSKKREKITLEEMIDIKELYGASLAASIITARDYGIITTEYKRAWYAEHIEPNPREIGNGHYVFPETLGREKRVNSIVDS, encoded by the coding sequence ATGATTAATGAATCATTTTCTATAAGATTGCGGGAAGCGCGACAGATGATGGGGCTCAGCATGGATAAACTCGTAGAGCGAACCAACGGAGCCATCACCAAGCAGAGCATCTCCCGATATGAGAAAGGCATCATGCGCCCTAAGCGTGATGCCCTGCAAGCCATAGCCAAAGCCCTCAATATCAGCGAGGAATATTTCGAAGGAACCAATCTCAAGATAGATATGCCTATGCTCCGCACCACCTCCAATGGCAAGTTGCCCGAAGACGAGTTGCAAGCCCTTGAAGCGAAACTCTCGTTTTGGGCAGAGCAGTATCTTACGAAGGAGAAAGAAGCAGGCTTTCCTACCCGGTTCAAGAATCCGGTAAAAGGCACCAAGGTATCAACCCTTGAAGATGCCATCCATGCTGCCGACCTTCTTCGTGAGAAGTGGCATTGTGGTGATGGTCCCATCGCCAGTATCCTGAGACTCTTGGAAAGAAAAGGTATCATGATACTTGCTGCTAATCTTCCAGAGTATGTCTTCGGAATGAGCACCTGGGCAGATAAGAAGCATCCGCTGATGATTCTCGATTTCAATCCGGAAAAGAGCAGTGTAGAGAAACTTCGTTTCACGGCAGTTCATGAACTGGCTCATCTGCTTCTCCTCTTCCCGGAAGATAGTCCGCTGAGGCTGGAGAAGCGTTGTGATCTCTTTGCCAGTTTCTTCCTTCTTCCTAAATTGGCGCTTATCGAAGAGTTGGGTTCCAAGAAGCGTGAGAAGATAACGCTGGAGGAGATGATCGACATCAAGGAACTGTATGGCGCATCTCTCGCCGCATCCATCATTACCGCCAGAGATTACGGCATCATCACCACCGAGTATAAACGGGCATGGTATGCCGAGCATATAGAGCCTAATCCCCGTGAAATAGGTAATGGCCACTATGTGTTTCCCGAGACATTGGGAAGGGAGAAGAGAGTCAATTCGATAGTAGATTCGTGA